The genomic DNA CTCTGTTTCCAAACGCATCCCTCGCTTGTAACTTGTAAGAACGAAGTTAACCGAGAAATTTGCAGTGGATCACCTGGTGAACAACGCCTCGATCTGGCAGGTGTGCATGTTCGAAGAGGTGGAAGACGTGAACCACTTCAGAACACTCATGGTACGAGCAGTAGTGAACCCACAGTTCCCTGAACTGTTCAGAAGTACACCCTGCTTCAGGCCGATCAATGACAATTCATCTCGTGTGCATTTTGAAGGGGAATAGTTTACCTAATGGTGTGTCTGCATTTGTTAAACTGAATGTGCCTGCTGCTTTCTGTATCAGGACATCAACTTCTGGGGCCATGTGTACCCAACTCGGCTCGCCATACCTCACCTGAAGAAAACCCACGGCCGGATCGTCGGCGTCACCTCCAACTCGTCCTACATATTCATCGGGAGGAACACCTTCTACAATGTCAGCACCACTCATCAGCATACCAACTCGAACAAAGCATCTGAATGAATTTGTTCATGTCTGGCTCGCAGGCTAGCAAGGCGGCTGCGCTCAACTTCTACGACACCCTGCGGATGGAGCTCGGCGGCGACATCCGCATCACCGAGGTGGTGCCGGGCGTGGTGGAGTCGGAGATCACCAAGGGGAAGATCCTCACCAAGGAGGGCGAGATGAAGGTGGACCAGGACGAAAGAGACGTATGGCTGATCTCGCTCAATGCCTTGTTGATCCGGTGTGGCTAAGGCTAACTGCCATAGCGCCCGCCATTGATGACTAACAGAGAGCTTGTGCTGCCGGTGCAGGCGATCCTGGGGCCGACGCCGGCGGAGCCCGTGGGCGACTTCGCGCGGGCGGTGGTGCGCGACGTGTGCCGGGGCGCCAGGTACGTGTTCGAGCCGAGGTGGTACATGGGGGTGTACCTGCTCCGGGTCTGCCTCCCGGAGGTCCTGGCATGGAACTCCCGCCTCCTCACCGTCGGCAGGGccggcgccacctccaccaccgacACGCTGGGGAAGTGGCTCGTCGAGCTGCCGGGCGTGCGCCGCGCCGTGCAGCCGCCGTCGCTCCGGTCGCCGGAGATCAAGGAGCAGTAGTGAGGCCAGACGGCCGGGCTCAACTAGTGGATGTACAGCACTGCAGTGGCATTGCCCTGCGCTGCTGGTCTTTGTGTTCAGGCTGTGGCGACATGGAATATGAATAAGTTGCTTGATGATGACATGTAAGGCTATAAATAAAGCTAAAAATTTCATCAGCGTCAACAGTCACGGTATCCATGTCCTTTATCTGCAAGGGAAACAAAAAATGGCTGCTGCATCGTGGTTCACAGTTCACAGTTCAGGGCGCTAGGTTCTTATCGCCTTGTTAAACCTTTGCGTAATTCATCACGCTCAcaacaaagaaagaaataaagggGATAACTGCATTGGGAAGATActatcagaaaaaaaaaagtctgaAATCTTAGAAATTCAATTTCCCACGAGTTTGCGCAACACACGAGACGTCGGATCATTTgtcctgtttggcagagcttctGATTCGGATCTTCATCTGATTCGGATCGGAGCTTCATCTGATTCGGATCATTCGTAATCAGATCATTCGTACTGGATCATTTCGTACTGTTATGAATCGGATCATACGTATGGTTGCTTCATCTGATCCGGATCATTCGTACTGTTATGTGGGATCATTTCGTACTGTTATGAATCGGATCTGTTATGTGGGATCATTTCGTACTGTTATGAATCGGATCTGTTATGAATCGGATCATTCGTACTGTTTTTTGGTAGAGCTTCATCAATTCTTTACGAGAGCTGATACTCTGaaagaagtgattctgtggttgaaagtgattctctttgattctttagcataaactcttaaaattagaATGGAGAACCATTTCATGGAAtcgagaagctacttttttccagctcttaatttttttattttattttaaagaATCACTTTATAAAATTAGCAGAAAATCACTTCTCAGCGCTGGGAGCTCCGCCGAACACGCGCCAAGCTATGAATTCAATGGTAACATATCAGAACGGCTACCTTACTCTTGACAAAGTAGGGCCTGCGGCCTGGCAAGGGCAATAATTTGAGCACCGTGTCAATATATAAGCAGCATTCTTTGTAACTAGCAAAGATTCAATCATTGTATCCCGTGActtaggaaaaaaaatggaaacctTCAAATGACAAACCGATAGAATTCGTTCAAATCTGTTACCCATGAAATTTCAAGTCCGCTATATGCTCTGCTTTCTTCTCATTCGTTAACACATTTTACTATAACAGCTAGACAAACTTCCAGATTTCCGATagatgcaagatgcaacaaGATTCCAAGAAGCACCAGGAACGACCTGGTGCACGCCATTAACCAGAAATCCCAGTGGAACAAACCTTCGAAAATCTGGATTTAGAATTATAATGCTATTTTGAAAGA from Setaria italica strain Yugu1 chromosome VII, Setaria_italica_v2.0, whole genome shotgun sequence includes the following:
- the LOC101773039 gene encoding 11-beta-hydroxysteroid dehydrogenase 1B, whose amino-acid sequence is MSFASSWTCWAVSGVRCTYKAVAWTCACPPGPQVSSPLHVSPSAQTSHHSSHTATSRADRHPHGGKLARRCSGARSHCITAGDDELHALAMTVMSKLAGAALQASLMALLAVLLPPYYVWKLTTYLLGAVFPEDVAGKVVLITGASSGIGEHLAYEYAKRRAYLALVARREMSLREVGDRALGLGSPGVLVLPADVSKPEDCEKFIDDTIRYFGRLDHLVNNASIWQVCMFEEVEDVNHFRTLMDINFWGHVYPTRLAIPHLKKTHGRIVGVTSNSSYIFIGRNTFYNASKAAALNFYDTLRMELGGDIRITEVVPGVVESEITKGKILTKEGEMKVDQDERDAILGPTPAEPVGDFARAVVRDVCRGARYVFEPRWYMGVYLLRVCLPEVLAWNSRLLTVGRAGATSTTDTLGKWLVELPGVRRAVQPPSLRSPEIKEQ